Proteins encoded in a region of the Desulfurobacterium atlanticum genome:
- the hypD gene encoding hydrogenase formation protein HypD, producing MNIEKIIKVHDNPQKLIEFIKAITLKDRKIKIMNVCGSHEHTITFSGMRSVLPENIELVPGPGCPVCVCSESDIINAINLSKRDDTILVTYGDMLRVPTKIGSIRTEGKNYKMVSAPHEIIKIAKENPDKHIVFFSIGFETTTAPTAALIEMDLPENVSILTAQKLTPEIMELLVKDSEVGVDAFVAPGHVSAIVGAKAWKKFPEKYKIPTVVAGFEPENLLLAIAVILLQIKENQCELKNVYKGVAKEEGNKKALQLIYKYFQKADVNWRGIGYIPESGLEFKEKYNHLNTKKIFNLPEIKEEKILGCICDRIILGKAYPDECKLFGTVCTPRNPKGPCMVSLEGACNIWYKAGRK from the coding sequence ATGAACATAGAAAAAATAATAAAAGTCCATGATAACCCACAGAAGCTGATAGAATTCATAAAGGCAATCACTCTGAAAGATAGGAAAATAAAAATAATGAACGTTTGCGGCTCTCACGAACACACAATAACCTTCAGCGGTATGAGAAGTGTTCTCCCAGAAAACATTGAACTTGTCCCAGGACCCGGCTGTCCGGTATGCGTATGTTCTGAAAGCGATATAATAAACGCAATTAACCTATCAAAGAGAGACGACACCATTCTTGTAACTTACGGAGATATGTTGAGGGTTCCAACAAAAATAGGCTCAATAAGAACGGAAGGGAAAAACTACAAAATGGTAAGTGCTCCGCATGAGATCATAAAAATCGCAAAAGAAAATCCGGACAAACATATAGTGTTTTTCTCCATAGGTTTTGAAACAACTACAGCTCCAACGGCTGCACTGATAGAAATGGATCTGCCTGAAAATGTGTCTATACTCACCGCACAAAAATTAACTCCAGAAATAATGGAGCTTCTTGTAAAAGATTCTGAGGTAGGAGTTGATGCTTTCGTAGCACCAGGACATGTATCAGCTATCGTTGGAGCTAAAGCGTGGAAAAAATTCCCGGAAAAATACAAAATACCAACAGTAGTAGCAGGTTTTGAGCCTGAAAACTTACTGCTTGCAATAGCCGTTATTCTTCTTCAAATAAAAGAAAACCAGTGTGAACTTAAAAACGTTTATAAAGGCGTGGCAAAGGAAGAAGGCAATAAAAAAGCTTTGCAACTTATATACAAATATTTTCAGAAAGCAGATGTAAACTGGAGAGGAATAGGTTATATTCCAGAATCTGGGCTTGAGTTTAAAGAAAAATATAACCACCTAAACACAAAGAAAATTTTTAATCTACCTGAAATTAAAGAAGAAAAGATACTCGGATGTATATGTGACAGAATTATTTTAGGCAAAGCTTATCCAGATGAATGTAAACTTTTTGGAACAGTATGTACCCCAAGAAATCCTAAGGGTCCATGCATGGTATCTTTAGAAGGCGCCTGCAATATATGGTATAAAGCTGGGAGGAAATAG
- a CDS encoding HD domain-containing phosphohydrolase, translated as MEKVIKILIVDDEPFNVNLMDKLVRKAIKRSFSIFDFKITKTVSPTEALESIKSSPPHLLITDIMMPEIDGYQLIKEVRKLYNMEELKIIVVTSLEDRDSRIRALLAGANDYTVKPVDAVEFPIRIMNNIKLIENYLLLKDRTLLLENAVKEATKEIREREREIIFRLAEATEYKDAFTGNHIHRVAEYCKLIAEGYGCDKSFIESIYIASPLHDIGKIAIPEKILGKPGKLTQEEFEIMKKHTIYGANLLKGTKIPLLQFAQKVALYHHEKWNGKGYPEGLKEKEIPLEARITAIADVFDALTSVRPYKKAFPFEKAMEIIKEEIGKSFDPELATIFIEEEKEVYKIYKTFSSLKGEVEDATV; from the coding sequence ATGGAAAAAGTTATTAAAATACTGATAGTTGATGATGAACCTTTCAACGTAAATCTTATGGATAAACTTGTAAGAAAAGCTATAAAAAGGTCATTCTCTATTTTTGATTTTAAAATAACCAAAACTGTCTCCCCTACAGAAGCGCTCGAAAGTATAAAAAGCAGTCCTCCTCACCTTTTAATAACAGACATTATGATGCCTGAAATTGATGGATACCAATTAATAAAAGAAGTCAGAAAGCTGTATAACATGGAAGAGCTGAAAATAATTGTAGTTACAAGTCTTGAAGACAGAGACTCAAGAATACGGGCACTCCTTGCAGGTGCAAATGACTACACTGTTAAGCCAGTTGACGCCGTTGAATTTCCAATAAGAATAATGAACAATATTAAATTGATAGAAAACTATCTCCTTTTGAAAGATAGAACACTGCTTCTTGAAAATGCAGTCAAGGAAGCCACAAAGGAGATAAGAGAAAGAGAAAGAGAAATAATATTTAGACTCGCAGAAGCCACAGAATATAAAGATGCTTTCACAGGAAACCACATCCATAGAGTCGCAGAATACTGCAAGCTGATAGCAGAAGGATATGGATGTGATAAAAGTTTTATTGAGAGCATCTATATCGCATCCCCACTCCATGACATCGGTAAAATTGCCATTCCCGAGAAAATTCTTGGAAAACCAGGAAAACTTACTCAAGAGGAATTTGAAATTATGAAAAAACATACCATATACGGGGCAAACCTTCTTAAAGGAACAAAAATTCCCCTTCTTCAATTTGCCCAGAAAGTTGCGTTATACCACCACGAAAAATGGAACGGAAAAGGTTATCCTGAGGGTCTTAAAGAGAAAGAGATACCTCTTGAAGCACGAATCACTGCAATTGCAGATGTTTTTGATGCACTAACATCTGTAAGGCCATACAAAAAAGCTTTCCCGTTTGAAAAAGCGATGGAGATAATTAAGGAGGAAATCGGTAAAAGCTTTGACCCTGAACTTGCTACAATATTTATAGAGGAAGAAAAGGAAGTTTATAAAATATATAAAACATTTAGTTCTCTAAAAGGGGAAGTGGAGGATGCAACAGTATAA
- a CDS encoding nitrate- and nitrite sensing domain-containing protein: MRSLSLKVKLFLILTISLMAFLLNFTFIIHSTYKEYKTAKIEQEYTIMAKSLIELIHEIAKERGLSTVYVASRRDFFKNKMLIERNILDGKLVKFEDSLKKSNLTIAKKITEILQKEKEKLYKIRNKTVIDAERTNYVEVFNFYSGLIESLYTFFKNSKILSGNFEHEIYPLDRLKNIEGKLRAFIAVGLATKIDNLIIQKINEYCNEKKLIFTSHITEDLNKILQRRVYKTPIGIKIHQIITKLKNGEKVNITPEEWWKIKTRQIDELYKIELNIIDHTLKTISTKQEILRKRLIGEFFFLFYISCIIDNSGCSNFKRCI; encoded by the coding sequence ATGCGTTCACTATCTCTAAAAGTTAAACTTTTTCTCATTTTAACAATTTCTCTGATGGCTTTCTTACTAAATTTCACATTCATTATTCATTCAACTTACAAAGAGTACAAAACTGCAAAAATTGAGCAAGAATATACAATAATGGCAAAAAGTCTTATAGAACTCATTCATGAAATCGCCAAAGAAAGGGGACTTTCAACAGTATATGTAGCATCAAGAAGAGATTTTTTTAAAAACAAAATGCTTATAGAAAGAAACATTTTAGACGGAAAACTGGTAAAGTTTGAAGATTCTTTAAAAAAGAGCAACCTCACAATTGCAAAAAAAATAACTGAGATTCTTCAAAAGGAAAAAGAGAAATTATATAAAATCAGAAACAAAACAGTAATAGATGCAGAAAGAACCAATTACGTAGAAGTATTCAACTTTTACTCTGGGCTGATTGAAAGTTTATACACTTTCTTCAAAAACTCTAAAATATTGTCGGGCAACTTTGAGCATGAAATATATCCCCTTGACAGATTAAAAAACATAGAAGGAAAATTAAGAGCATTTATAGCTGTGGGACTTGCTACAAAAATTGATAATCTAATAATTCAAAAAATAAACGAATACTGTAACGAAAAAAAACTCATTTTTACATCTCATATAACAGAAGATTTAAACAAAATCCTTCAAAGAAGAGTATATAAAACTCCAATCGGTATAAAAATCCATCAAATAATAACAAAACTTAAAAATGGAGAGAAAGTAAATATCACTCCTGAAGAATGGTGGAAAATAAAAACCAGACAGATAGATGAACTGTATAAAATTGAATTAAACATTATAGATCACACTCTTAAAACAATTTCCACAAAACAAGAAATTTTAAGAAAAAGACTTATCGGGGAATTTTTTTTTCTTTTTTATATTTCTTGCATCATTGATAACTCTGGTTGTTCTAACTTTAAAAGATGTATATAG
- a CDS encoding ATP-binding protein: MNENTPGELGEIAKSINKLLEIFKKFTYNEKIFIASVSHELRTPLNGIIGFLNLLLQSNLSKEQQMYVENAEKSARQLLELIEDLLDTTKIQTGQIEIRKEEFDLNQIIQEVIATVSSRKKAKSLKFINKIPNFPNIFIGDKKRVKQILLNLLSNAFKYTKEGFIELGIKDIKETDKNTIITFYIKDTGIGIPKEKQKEMFKPFVRIHSQETKEIKGTGLGLYISKSLAKLMGGDIWFESEEGKGTTFYFKIPLEKGRKKTEEELKALQIKPPAEKKLDNFSNIKILAAEDEPINRKLLQKIFEKNFNIKDIDIVENGFEAYKKAIKNNYDIIFLDIQMPVMDGFEALERIRKAGIKTPVYMLTADAYKDTETKAMKLGANGYITKPIELDKLTEILREIKKK, encoded by the coding sequence ATGAACGAAAACACACCTGGAGAACTGGGAGAAATCGCTAAAAGTATCAACAAACTCCTTGAAATATTTAAGAAATTTACATATAACGAAAAAATATTTATAGCTTCCGTATCCCATGAACTCAGAACCCCTTTAAATGGAATAATAGGCTTCTTAAACCTTCTACTTCAAAGCAATCTATCAAAAGAGCAACAAATGTATGTTGAAAATGCGGAGAAATCTGCAAGGCAGCTGCTTGAACTTATAGAAGACCTTCTTGACACAACAAAAATTCAAACCGGGCAGATAGAAATAAGAAAAGAAGAATTTGATTTAAACCAGATTATCCAGGAAGTCATAGCGACTGTTTCTTCACGGAAAAAAGCCAAATCCTTGAAATTTATCAATAAAATTCCAAATTTTCCGAATATTTTTATAGGAGATAAAAAAAGAGTAAAACAGATCCTTCTTAATCTTCTCTCTAACGCATTTAAATACACAAAAGAAGGTTTTATAGAGCTTGGAATTAAAGATATAAAGGAAACTGACAAAAATACAATCATTACATTTTACATAAAAGACACAGGAATAGGCATTCCAAAAGAAAAACAGAAAGAGATGTTTAAGCCGTTTGTAAGAATCCACTCTCAGGAAACAAAAGAAATAAAAGGCACGGGACTTGGACTTTACATATCAAAATCTCTTGCAAAACTTATGGGGGGAGACATCTGGTTTGAATCTGAAGAAGGGAAAGGAACAACATTTTACTTTAAAATTCCTTTAGAAAAAGGGCGGAAAAAAACAGAAGAAGAACTAAAGGCACTTCAAATTAAACCTCCAGCAGAAAAAAAATTGGATAATTTTTCAAACATTAAAATCCTTGCAGCAGAAGATGAACCTATAAACAGAAAACTTCTTCAAAAGATATTTGAGAAAAACTTCAATATAAAAGACATTGACATAGTAGAAAACGGATTTGAAGCTTACAAAAAAGCTATAAAAAACAATTACGATATAATCTTTCTTGACATACAAATGCCTGTAATGGATGGATTTGAAGCTCTGGAGAGAATAAGAAAAGCCGGAATTAAAACTCCTGTCTATATGCTTACTGCTGATGCTTACAAGGACACAGAGACAAAAGCTATGAAACTTGGAGCCAACGGCTATATTACAAAACCCATAGAATTAGACAAACTGACAGAAATTCTAAGAGAAATAAAGAAAAAATAA